Sequence from the Arvicola amphibius chromosome 3, mArvAmp1.2, whole genome shotgun sequence genome:
AGAAAGCTCTTCAGCTTGTCACCACAAAATTTTAGTTAGTCGGTGCCCTGCCTTGCTTCAAGAGATGTGGGAAAGCAGGAACGGGCTAAAAGGGGAACCATATGATATTGAGAAAAACCATACGTAGTGGTGAAAGGGGAACTCACAAACTCCACCTGCCCTTCTCCTTGCACTAGGATCACATGGGAACCCAGGCTTTAGGAAGGCTTTTCTCTTGCCCTAACTCATTAaccttttctctcttattttcttctaCTGGTGCACAAGGGAGCCCTTAAATTCAGGCTTACGAAATCTTCCAGTTTCATCAATGACCAACAGAACAATCTGTACCTTTGGCTGGATCTTCTTTTATTTAACCAGTCAAATGTGTACAGTGGCTACTGCACTGGGCAATGAGTCTCTATCCTCTAACCGTGCTGAGATGATAAGAGACTGGGCATaagccaaagagaaacagaacataaAATCTCCTTAGAGTGCAAACAGGGAAATGTCAGTCTCTTGAGATACTTGAGCCATTCTGGCTTTGGTCCTAGAATAAATGTACCACAGAGAGTTATTCCTGTCTTACAGGTTTTCCAAGCCATGGTGATCAGTCATAAGACAAATATTTGGTGAGCTCCTTTGGGTGCAGCGACTCATACGCTGGGGCATTGAGAATAAAAGAGCAAATAGATAGCAGAGCCCTGGCCCTCAGGAAGCCCAGCCTATGTGTGAGAGGAAGGCGGAGCTTACACAGAAGCAGGGGGAACTCAGGATGAAGGCAGGGGTTAGCCAATCATCTCAAGAGCCATGGGAATCAATGGAAACTAACCAGCCTCCAAAAATGTCAGGATTTCTCTTCCACAGTGGGGATTTTCTGTACTTGGTAGCCATCCTCTCATTCTGACTTGCTACCCAAGTGCTCACCAAAGAGACATGATTGGAAGTTACGTGTGTGACTACAGGCCAGGGCTTTGAAGGGCTAGCTGTGTcattctcatttctcctttttggCATCCAAAGGCAGAGAACTCTGAAGCCTGAGGGAAGGGACAAGACAGGGCCTTGGGGCTCAAGATATGGCTCTGCAGCAGAGCCTGTGCTTAgcgtgcacaaggccctgggtcagcaaaacaataaaatagaaaggaatgaagggaatgaggaagagaaggggagatgaagaaagagagtggagggaggggaagaaagaaaaagggaaaaataaagaagaaataagattCCCAAGAGCCTGGATTCCCAGGTCACCCACCAGCCTTTTCCAGGCCATCCTGAGAATAGCATGTGAGGCACTGACATTTGGGTTTGTTATGGTAGCTTGTGTTACCCTTACCAATACACTCCTGAAGCAGGACTTTGGGCCTCACAATCAGAGCAGAGAGGTACATGGAGTAATTTCGAAAGAGGTGCTATGTCAGAGAAAGACAGCTGGAAGGATGAAGCATCAGCTACAAAAGGGTTCTGGCTAAAAACGGGACCAGAAGGGGAACGGAGTGTTTTAGAGCTAGACAGTGATTCTTGCTCATCGCCTAAGATCGGGacagaaaagcaggaagaagctgAGAGCAGAAGGGTTCCCCCAGTGCTGCCGCTGTCACGCCCACTCACCTGAGTGAGAGCTGTGACCCTATTCCCCATGTCTGGGAGAATGGGGGGCTCGTCACCCACTTGGAAGTCAAAGTAGACGGTCTTGTGTGAGAAGGTGGAAAATTCATTACTGAAGCAAAACTGATAAACGCCCTTGACCTCCGTCCTGTGTGTGAAGCTGTCGTACTGCTTCTTGGTCTCCCGGTAGATGACGTTCCCCACAGGGTCCTGCACATAGCAGTCCACATCGTAGTGGCCTCCAGTGATAACCTGACAACCACAAAAAGTCTGCTGTTACTGGGGGTAACCAATACTTCGAACTGCTGACCCTAACAGTGACCACTGGGAAGCATTTCATAATTTACCCTTCACTACTTTCCAACACAAACTGAGCAGTTAAATAAGTGGCAGTGGCCGCTTTACTCCCTATTTTTCTTGTTACTATGACATGATACTTGACAAGAGCAATTTAAGGAAAGAAGAGGTTTACTTTAGCTCCCAAATCAATTTGAGAGCACAGGTCACCATGGAGGGGAAGTCATGATatcaggagcatgaggcagatGCTCATATGGCAtccagagtcaggaagcagagagagatgaacgctggtgttcagctggctttctccttattcagtctgggaccgtTGCCCAAGGAATGATGGTACCCATACTTAGGGTGGTTCCTTCCACTTCAATCTAGCCTAGAAACTCCCACACAGACacgcccagaggcttgtctccttgGTGATTATAGACTACCCCCTCCCACCCCCGATACCAGGGTATGCCTACCCTGATGGCTTTTGGAGCCTCACTGGCTACAGCACTAAGAACGCTGCTCTTGGTCTTAAACCGCCTATGCTGagccaggcacatacacacattttgcACGTTGTCCACAGCTGTGAGAGTGGCCTCATCAGTGACTCCATCATACATGAAGTTGTCTTCAAACAGAAGCATCCTTCAGAGCTTCCACCACAGAAGGGCTGCTCAGTGTGCACCATTCGGGCTGCCTATGTCACCTCATTTCCAGAAGTCTTGCCCTAACGTGCTCATTCGTCCCTCCAATCCTGACCCTAGACCTGCTCACTAACCCTAGAGAGCAGACCCTTTCCCAACGCAACTGTTAGCTATTTGATATGTCCATGGAGATAAAGTGCAGGACCTGACTTCGCTGAGCCATATGGTAAGAGACAAGCCGAATAACCACACCAAGGGGAGGGAGATTCTCCTTGTGAACACCGCGAGGGCTCAAACTCTGTTCCGAACCCTCCTTTCCAAACACCCCTTAAATCACTGCTGCTGGCTCACCCCAACCCCAACTGTAAAAGATGCAGCTGGCTTCAGCACCTGCAAGAAATGCAGCCCAAGGGACAGTTGAGACAAACTGTCAGCCTGTGTCAGCTAGTTAATACTGGGGTTCATAGAGTTAAAGGTACCTGAGGAGGTCATTCTGGTCAATTCTGCAGGACACGGGTTGGCGACGAACCTCCCCATCCTTGGCGCGCACCTGTAGCCTGCCTAACTCCCCAACTACTCTGGGCCACttcggcgggggtggggggtgactCTGGATGATACAAACGTTTCTTTTCAAGGAGCCATCAACCGGTCTGGGGTTAACCCCTGCCCCCGCAGCCTCTGGTGGTTAATCTTATTAGCCTCTCCGGATGGCGGCGCGCTAGTGCCCGGGTGAGGAGAGGCGGCTAGGGCCGCACCTGGTAATCCAGAGAGAACTTCACGCCCTGCTCCACCTCTTCGTGGAAACACTGCTTGGCGTTGTCCGGCAGCTCGAAGGTGAGCTCGGCGCCCCGCAGTCGCTCGGCCCGGAGCAggagcaacaacagcagcagcagcatctggaaGGATGAAGCGCGAGGGGCCTCGCTGCCCATGATGCTCTGGGTCTGGTCCTCGGAGCCCCGGCTGGGACGCAGGGACTGCGGAGACGGGGAGGGGCCGCCGGGAGAGACGTGGCGCGAACTCAGCCCAGCGCTTCCGGGATGGCAGCGACGCTGCGCGCAGCCGCAGCCGAAAGCCGCGGGAGAAGTGGGCCCGAGACCTTCCCGCCCGCTGCGCCTGCGCGTCACCGAATTTAGGAGCCGTATTCCGCCGCGGGTCCAGGAGCCTGAGCTTCACGTTCCACCAGGTCTTGTAGTCAGAAACATTCGGGCTTCTGGCTTGTTGTCCCTAGTCTCCCAAGTCTCCCGAGAAATCCGGGATGTAAGGAACACTCACAGTAGTTAGGAGGGATAGCTGGACAGAAAGGAGACGCAGGGAGGGCAATGGACTCTTCATGCCCCTACCCTACCCTAGGTGAAGAAGTTTTCAACAGACTAAACCCCATGACTACacctgcgggggtgggggtgagggcggctttctctcaaaacacaaaccctcttctgaaaataaaagtttttaaaaagatttcagtTATGTTTTGGCATTCGGGGttcattgaaatttttttttagattctgtCAATCCCTTTGAATTCTCAAAAGTGTTGAAAGACAAATTGATTTACTGTCTTATTCCTAAATACTGCCCTGATGCTCGCTCGCCCTCGctcgctctgtctctgtctctctgtctctctctatatatctgtgtgtgtgtgtgtgtgtgtgtgtgtgtgtgtgtgtgtgtatttacagaGTCCTACAGGATTTTTATGTTCACTATAGCCCataaacaaaatatgtaaatTGTGTTATGTTATTTGCtgttcaataaaattttatttcagtagaacattattagatatggtgaATCTTGATTTTAGCAAAAGAGTTTCAGTATTCATATATGCCACCATATGGATAACATTGGCATCCACTGCCACTGGCCATTTTGGACCATGTATCAAGAAGCTAATGTGTGTGAAAGCAATCTATTAAGTTGTGAAACATCATTACctataatataattattaataatgtaTACTATTTCTATGCTAGATGTACAAGAGGTGCTGTGGTGTGCCTTGAGGCTCCTTCCCTGCCTGACTTCTTTTAaccttttaacttttaattacatgtttgtgcatgtctgcatgtgagTATGTACATGAGTACAGGTCCCTGAGGAGACCAGAGGctttgaatcccctggagctggaattataggaagCTGCCACTCATCTGATGAGAGTTCTGAGAGCCAAACTGGAAGTGCtcatagccactgagccatcccaccagctcTTAGCATTTTTAATGAAGAATATTTGAAGACTTGAAAGCTATAATTCTCTAACTAGAAGACTCAAGTGAAGCAAAAGCAACAACAGACGTTCTTGTGGGTTAAATATGAGATGTGATGTTTAGGTTCCAAGTGGGGGGAGAACCTGCATAAGTTCAGAGGAGAAGGCCTCATTTCATAGCTGTTTAAGTTGGAGCGGGCAGCATTAGAATCAGCATCAAACTGCATGTAAGAGGAGAGAAATTCCTGGGTTTCTAAAGAGTAAATTGTTGTCTTAACAGGCAACTATCAGGTGGCATCTATTGTACTATTTTAGGAGAGATATTAGCAAAATTGCGGGGAAGAGGAAGGTGATGAGGAGGGCAGCAGAACCACTGCCAGGAAGCTGCCTCAAACAAGAGAATGCCAAAGACAGGAAGACTTGgcatgaaaaactaaaaacaactgGAGAATGTTAGCTTTAAAAGTTTACACTACACCCAGCATTTATTTGGCACTAACAATGTGCCTGTCACAGAGTCACCTAGCTATCCAGCTCAACGTAGTTTATAATTGTCAATTTCCATTAGCgccatatattttttttagaagtttgttCCTATTTGACAAGGAAGAAACAGGAGTTGACTATGTTAGTTCAGTAACACTTGTCTTGTGTGTCAACAGCTCAAGCCCACAGTGGTTTATAATCTCTGTGATTCTGTGGGGCAGTTGGGCAGCTGAGCTTTGGGCAGTCTTCCCTAGGCTTGCCCATGAAGCTACACTTACCTAGAGTCCATCTGCACCGGTCATTACAAGATGACCCCACTGGCATGTCTGGGGCAAATGTGGTTATTGGCTGTGATACCTGTCTCCTTTCCAAGCATTTTCCACTAGCAGGCTAGGCTACTTTTCTTATGTTAAATGCCGAGAGAAGTATCCCAAGAGGACCCAAGCAAAGGAAGCACGGTTCTCTAAGAGCTAGGCTCCAGAATTCTTCCAGCACCACCTTCTGTGAATTTTACTGGCCAATCAAGCCCAAAGCTGACCTAGATACAAGAAGAGGGAGAAGTAGACTCTACCTTGACCTCTAAGCTGAGAAGTGGCCCAGCCTGGTAGTAAAGAGCAAAGCTTTTGGCATGGGAGAGATTTGTGCCTGTTAAACAATCTTCTACAGTATTCAACTTCGCCTGTCTTATCAACAGCTAAGCCAGAAGCTGACCTCAAATCTGCACAATCCTGGAGGCTATGTGCTTCCCATAAAGGACACTGCCCCCTACCCATCGCTTGGGATTGTTAGTTCTCTGTGTTCCATATGGTGAAACTGAGTGCTAAGCATTAATGACACTGGGGTATATCTCAGCTCAGCATAAGAAATACCTTTCTGGAGCTGGAATAACTTTCTGGAATTTTTCAGGAAGAGAATGAATGGGCAGCACAATTTCCAACCCTGCATATACTGGAGCAGAGACGGGTGAACAGCCATATACTGAAGATGCTGTGCAGATGATTCATGAGCTAAGCTATAATGTCTGAAGGgcctttgaaattttatattccaTCGTATGTGGTGGAAATTCCTAAAACTAAAAAATCGGAAAGAAAGCTAAAACAACATCTGTCTGCCCTATTCCTGAGGTGACTTGTGAAATCCTTTTTAGAAATTAGTATCATAGATTCAAAAAAAGCATATGACAAAACTCAGTACCTTTCACGATACAAACTCTTAGTGGTCAAAGAATAGATAACTTCCTTTTGGCCATTAATATCCATTAAAACTGAACCAAACTTTGTGgttcatgaaaaatatttaaatggggctggagagatggctcagtggttaagagcattgcctgctcttccaaaggtcctgagttcaattcccggcaaccacatggtggctcacaaccatctgtaatgacatctggtgccctcttctggcctgcaaacataataaatacataataaataaataaataaataaataaataaataaataaaaaaaaatatttaaatagttcTTTTTGGAGacggtgagatgactcagtgtgtcTGAATGGTTCACAAGCACGAAGTCCAGatttcagatcccagcacccacataaagaaatCTGGGCATGGCCACATGCATGACTATAACACCAGcgctgtggagggcagagacaagagaaaccagccaccccagctccagagtcagtgaaagaccctgttcAAAGGAATAAGAATGACAGTGACAGATCAGGACACCCATATTCTCTTCGGTCATTTACCCACACAGGAAAGCATGCTCCCACACATGTGATATGAGCATATACCACATACTTAAGTGCatcattcatacacatgcacacacacacacacacacacacacacacacaccccaaaccttTTCTTTGAATTTGGGGTTACAATGTAAAAAGCAACTATTACAATTCTGATTCACATTAAGTTTCAGGCAAGAAGATAAGACAacggaaagaaagaagggaataaGCATTAGAAGGGTAAAAGGAAGGATTGGAGTTCCCCAAAGCGGAAGGAGCCAGAAAGTTAAGGCTGTTACCCAAGTGTGCCTCAGGGATTCACACTATGAATTTTTGTTGATTCACCCATTTATGTTGTacaatttctctctgtgtgtataatcTAATAGTTCTAAAAGTTCAAAAGGTGAATAAGTGCACTAAGGTGAAATAGGCAATACAAGATAGTCTATCTGTGCCATTTCATCCTTACCCCGCATAGCAGGAACACTCTCCAACATGCTGCTAGGATTTTGAAAGCAAATCAGCATACATGCATCTGATGAAGAAGAAATATGGATGGAACTGAAAAACATTATAATAAGCCATACTTAGAAAGCAAACACTGAAGGTTGGCCTTCAAATGCAGATCAGAGCTTCTAAtgttcacatatgtatatttatgtggaaATGAGTGTTGGTAGAGGCCATGACACTAGAAAGGGACccaagaaatggaaggaagaggatttgaaagagagtaaggatAACAGAACTCATGTGATACGAAAATGAAAAGTGAATACTGAGGTGGGAAGGTTTAAGCATGAATAGGGGATAGAAAGATGGGGAAGAGAAGGGCAtgaagaggaaggagcaacaaaaaTTACATACTATGAAAATACAGTAACAATGCCTGATGCTTTATATATTAGTCTTTCAGAATGTAAACTGGTAAagcagcaaaaagaaataaatccatgGATTCATTATATGTGAATTGAGTTTCACCAAGTTACTATTAACATGAAACTAGAAGCAACACAAAACAATGTAAGTGGAGAAGTGGAAAGCATTTACAAACTAGATAACAGAGTGTGGTGGTGTCAATGCTGCCTTCCTGGTACTTACCAACGTCTCCAGAACAATTGTTTTTATAGTTGTCTAGCATTTACACATTCTTCCTATTAGAAGAAACTATCCTGCCTACAGAACCCACAGAACCAAGAGGGGCAGATCTGCTTTACCCCGTTCTCTGATCTTATGACTGTGTTTCACAGGTTCTACCAACTGGTTGCTTTTGTCTATGAATCATAAAGCTGTTCTAATCCCGGAGCAAGACAGGGACAACAGATGGCCTTGAGAGCCCTGAGGTTATGACAGCCACTGCTAGCCCTGCATCTTGGCATAATTTTGGTAATGAACTCAGTTACTTGCCTTTCTTAACCTCTGTTCCTCTATGAGACCATTTCTATGAGATTCTTCCTGTTGATTCAGTAGAGTTTGACCTTCTTTACTGAAATGCTGCTCAAAGTCTTGGGAGTGCACCTCTGTGGTAAAGTTCTTGCCCAGGGTGTACAAGGCCCTTGGTTCAAATCCTCAACACTGGGGTAAAGCACCCTCTTAAATGAAGCTTACCTGTATTTTAATTTCCCAAAATAGCTCAAAAGCTGTAGATTTGTTCAAAATATCAAGGAGAGATGGGACAGAGAGATTTTACAGATCACTTATGAAGGTGATCCTCACAGTAAAGTGGGTTTCTTTATGACTGTATCCCATATTATATAGACAAGTCAGCAAACTGGCATGTGTGCTCTCAAGgaacagaagcaagaggatcctTTTGCAGTGGCTTTCCTCAAGCTTTTTGTGTTGATATTTCAAACCCATATGTGAGAAAAAACCTTATCAATGATATATGTAAAGGAGTTAATAGATTTAGCAATACCAAATATGTCACCAATAATTCAAACATAGTGTCTACTGTACAGCACAATTTCAAAGTCGCCATGAATCCTCACAGTTCACCCAGGCCACCTCCACCCTGCCCCTGTCATGCTCCCCATGGTTCTCTTCTCACTTGCTGATGTTCTTAAAGATTCTAGGAAACACATGgtggatttttttatattaatttgttgttacaattaaaatttttctccccccgcccccgcccatGAACAACCAGGGCAGCTCAATATTTAGCTGAGAGATTCTTTCTTCACAGTACGTATCCTGAATTGTAGGGGGAAAGAACACTTAGCTGCTTGATGACATTTCACTTGTCACCTGTGAAGGGTTCACAGAAATCTAGGCTTTGAAAAAATCATCAATTGCTCTCCCAATTATGATATGAATTGTAAGGATCCTCCAACTTTTGTTTGGATAactcattttgttttgcattttatccttctcaaagtaGGTAGCTGAAACCGTACACTAGAAGCTGAAGAACCAATAGTTGGTTCCtaaagtttgctttttaaaaaaaaaaatcacaaacacttttaattttctcagagagctttttcttctcagaaaaccacaaagaaataaGGGAGGGAGGGTAAGAGAGAAGGAGGACTTTATTCTTCATGCATTGGTTAGGATAGAAAAAGCTATGATACCATAAAAGTCAGCCCCAAAATCTCATGACTCGGCAACGCAAGGTTTATTCTCAGTCTGTGTATAGTTCTCATGAGCTGGGGAGCAGAGACCTCCTGACATCAccactcaggtcctcaggctgaCAGACATCCCAGgttatttaaataaatctttattcatTGGTTTTCCTATtactttgataaaacaccatgaccaaaagcaacttgggaaggaaagggtttatttcacttatagTTTATAAGTCATCACTGAGGGTAaccagggcagaaacctggaggcaggaactggagtaGAAGCCAGGGGGGCAGTGATGCTTTTTGGCTAGTTCCTTATGGCTTCCTCAGCTTGGACCACCAGCACTGCCCACAAGAGCTGAGCCCTCCCATATGAATCTTCAAAAAAAGAAGATGCACTACAGGCTTTCCCAGAGGCCAATCTAGTAGAGGGTGTTCTCTCAACTGACATTCCTCCTCCCAAAATGAATcgagtttgtgtcaaattgacataaaactagccaggacatgGACCATCTCCTCAAGCCCGCTTCAACAAAATTAGTCATAAGACTAATAAACAAGACAAATGCTTGGATTTTTCAGGGAAAGGCAAGTTAGATTATTTGAATCTAAATTCTTCCTGGAAACAAgtaacaaatattattttaaagatactttttggAAAACGTCACATAACCTAGCAAACAACAAAGAACCATGAAGCCAAAACTTAAGGGAGAAATGGAACTCTCCCAAGGTAACTTTCCGCACCAGTCCACACACCAATGCTTGAGATTCTGGGATTTTCATTCTGACAGCTTCACAGGAAGAATAAACAGAAGTTAGAGATGGAGAAATAGTGAGTGCTTTCGCCATGCCACTCTCTTGCTTAGGGACAGTCCAGCGTCCCGGTCATCTAACCCTGACTCTACTCAGCATCACATTGCTCCTCACCCCTTCCCACACTGCCATCACCTCGGCTCTAGTGAGGTCCCACTGGGCTTCATGGACTGTGATGGTGACAGTTAGGTCTCAAACCTGGGAGAACTAAGgtgtttattaatatattaaactAGAAACTGGTCACCagattctcccagcatccctcagtccctagcTGTTAAGGTTATAGCTGGCAGACCCCATGCCATACTCTGAACTCTCCAGttcaggggctgggctgcccttctccCCGTGGTtgttccctatataatccagccattttgtTTATACCTGTTATTTTGTATCCTTTACCCCAGTGACCTTTTGGTCTCCTGGTCTCTTGGCTCTCCCTTCTCTACTCTCCTCACATTGCCCAGCTCAGAgtcatgttcactctggactctcccagatgttcctgcctctgactatgccctccctttttctctccataCTTTCttctccaccatacctaggaacAGCCACATATTccctttcaatttctttcctttcctttcattgttTAGTTCAGTGACTTCTAACTCCATGACTCTATGGCTGTTGTTTCTTTGTCCAAAGGGTCTGCCAACTCAATTTTGAGATGTGTTGTTACTCACAACCTCTATAAAGCCTCCTCTCCTTTCACCTACATCTGACATCACCTTACCTGCTCCATTTATATAATTGTATTGGATTCTTCCTTCTGTATCTGGGGTGTCTCTTGTGATAACAACACAGCCTGACAACAACGGCTCTGAAAAGGAAAGGTCTAGTTTGACTCACTGTTGAGGTGCAATCAGCTCATTGGTGTGACGTCAAGGCAACAGGAACTGCAAGGTAACTGATCCCATTGCATCCACAGCCAGGAGAAAAGGAACAATGAATGTTCTTGGGCGGCCATCTTCTTCCTTGTTCTGTAGTCCAGGACTCAAGCCAAGGGAATAGTGCCACTTTTGTTTAGGGTGAGTCTTCATTAAACCATCAAGAAAATCACTAGAAGCTGATCTAATCTAAATAATCCTAATGGGTAACCTGAAGTCTTGCCTCATAGGTTACCTTAGATTTTGACAAGTTGAAAAATCTATATTAATGAACTATCCACAAATGGAGGAGACTTATGAAGACACTTTAATAAAATTTCAGGtataatctacacacacacacacacccacacacacataaaatgtttaattagatAAGTTTTCAGATATGTACACCTGCCAGACCACTGTCATAGTCACGAAACAAACATGTATATCACACTAAAGGCATCTCATTGCTTCATAATCCCTCTCCACTTCCCCTTCATTCTTAGAATAGTCTACTTTTTCTCTATCCAATGTGTTAGAATTTTTCTAGGATTCTGAAAACAATACCATTTTAGCATATCTTCTTATACTcagcataattattttaaaattcatccaTGGTTTAGCATATACCAACAGTTCACTCCTTTTCTCAATTCCTGTGGATGTATAGATCTATTTCCAGTCTAGCTTATCTGTCCCCttgttctgtttgtctgtctctatgCTAACAACACATTAACTTGATTACTAGAGATTTATAAAAAGATATGAAACCACGAAAAGCTAACCCTCCAGCTCTGTCCTTCTTTTTCAACACTGTATTGGCTATTGAAGGTCATTTGCTAAATTTCTGagcaaatttttaatttatttatttctagacaATGTCTGTATAACTAAACCTGACCATGTATGTGGACAGTgtcttttgacaaaatataaaatggtaattTGTTCAGCAAATAGTGCCAGAAAAATTGAATAACCACATGCAAAAAGTGACCCTAAGTCCATCGTTCACATCATAAGTAACAATTTCATTCAAGTGGATTATAGATCTAAATATAAAGTCTAAAACCACAGAgtttttagaagaaaacataggacAAAATTTTTATGACTTGAACTTGGTAGAGAAATCTTAGGAAACCCAAATCACAATCTGTAATAAAAGAGCAAAGTGAGGATGTCTGGAGTTTATAAGACAGACTCTTTCAAGAGGATTAAAGAAAGTCAAAAATCAAACATCAGCTTTGGGAACATTATTCAAAACATTATTATCAGCAATTTTATGCCCCCAAAATGATGAACTTAGGAGGGAATGAGAAGGTTCTTAGaaaaacataacattttaaatcTGCTCCAGGAAGCAGCAGAGGAGACTAGCTCTGGGTGTCTGGTACAGTTTAAAGGTCCTGGCTAAattcctttcccctcctcactTGGCCCAGCTGTGCTCACCACTCGGTTTGTACAGCTATTCTGTTTTGCCCTAGAGTTACTCCCTGAGATCAATAGGAGGAAAACTGCTTGCTCTCTTGGCTTTCATCTGCCACTGTCAAAATCTAGAATGTGGCTGTGAGCCCTTTGCATTGCAGAGAGGTAATATACTTGTGATTTTTTTACTATCTTTATAGCCCCTCTCTGAAGATCAGGACAAGCAACACTTCCCTTGAGGTCATAGCCTTCCTTGgttctttccctttctcagtcCTGTTTCCCCACCTTCTTTAGAAATATCTCTGAAGTGTCTCCTCAGTGAACCACAACAGCCCAAATGCCTGCTTTGAATTTCATGAGCCTAGCCTAAGAAGCCCTGTATCTACTAAGTAAACATAATGAATGCTGCAGTTGAGAAGTTTGTTGTCCCTGCCCAAACTCATGTAAAAATCTAgcaatcaatgtaatccacagAGACGGGTTGGGACCTATAAGATTTTTAGGTAGCCGGGTTCTACCCTCTTAAAAAGATTTGTGAGTTCCCAGAAGAATATGTTAGAAGGTGCCCACTCTTTTGTATCCACTCTTCCCTTCTGCATGTGCCCATTTGACCCCCTGCTCTCTGCAGTGGGGTAAAGCAGCATGGGGCCCTTCCCATCTCCATGCTCCTAAACTATTCCACCTCCAGAAATATGTACCAAAATAAATCTCACTTCATTATAAATCACTCAGACTCAGTGTTGTTTTTTATGTTgtgatataatc
This genomic interval carries:
- the Tmed3 gene encoding transmembrane emp24 domain-containing protein 3 — its product is MGSEAPRASSFQMLLLLLLLLLRAERLRGAELTFELPDNAKQCFHEEVEQGVKFSLDYQVITGGHYDVDCYVQDPVGNVIYRETKKQYDSFTHRTEVKGVYQFCFSNEFSTFSHKTVYFDFQVGDEPPILPDMGNRVTALTQMESACVTIHEALKTVIDSQTHYRLREAQDRARAEDLNSRVSYWSVGETIALFVVSFSQVLLLKSFFTEKRPVNRAVHS